Part of the Bacillus rossius redtenbacheri isolate Brsri chromosome 9 unlocalized genomic scaffold, Brsri_v3 Brsri_v3_scf9_2, whole genome shotgun sequence genome is shown below.
CAGGCGACAAACCGAAAAGAAAACACTGTGCCAATAGCCCTCAGCAAACCACCTGCTGTGCTGTACACCAGGCTCCTGGGTGCCAATTTCACTAACACTATAAGGCAGCGATCGGCTCATTGTCCACTTCCAGCGGAGCATTTGAATGTTACTGCACTGCAGCTGCGATCGCTTATCCCCTCAGCCAGTAGCCAATCCTCTCACGTTAGACCAATTCAAATTTTTGAGCCATTGTTTGCGCCTGTAAATTTTCCGCACGTAGTTTCCCTGAAAGCCTACCACCCATTAGATTCATGCCACACGTTTTGGAAACACCCTGCATGCTTGCGATGTTCATCGGTCCCGAGCTGAAGGGTGTCCTGGTGCCCCGCAGGTGTGCCAGGGCGACTACGTGGTCGTGGATGTGGAGAACCACATGATGGAGGAGAGCACCACGATTCACTGGCATGGGCATCACCAGCGAGGCACGCCCTACATGGACGGCGTGCCCTACGTCACCCAGTGCCCAATCCCGCCCAAGTCCGCCTTCCGCTACCAGTACTACGCCACCACAAGCGGCACACACTTCTGGCACTCGCACTCCGGTGAGCGCCCAAGCATCCGTCGATCCTCCCAGCAATATGGCcacctgtccctctaagaagatcatttgttgCTGGCAGCTCAAATATATACCGTAAGCGACTGGTTAGCAGCCCAGAATCTCGTTTGTTTTCAGAATTAACCAGAGAAGTtactccaccaactaagaacggtcATGCACCACCACCTGCTGAATCTAACCTTCTGGTGTCATCGGGTCAtcgggcgcaaggccagaggcctcCTTTCATTTAAAGTGATTGCCCTTCATCAGCCTTCCCCGAGGCTGTTAATGATCTTTCCTCAGGTTCACCGACAGAAACTTTATAGCGACTCTTACTTCCTCTAAATTGTCAAGTTTCGTCATCTTTCTAGAAACATCAGCCGCGATTAGCCGACACGCATCGGTCCGAAACTTTACTAAACCATTCAATGGGTAGTAGTGACGGGTGGTGTGCACAAATGGCACGAACATATTGCTCGAGTCTTCCTGCGAATTTTTTTGCATTGTAGTTTGTGTCATGCGAAACGTCTCAAATTTACACCATTGTGGTTAGAGTAACTAACTACTTTTTAGCATCTGGGTTGGGACTGCATCTGTATAATTGATAGTTTACTCCGACACTTTGCATACCTTGTcacagccatcttcaagggcaaGTAGGTCACCAGCTTCAGTGCACAACGATGTGATGTTAAACCATAAGAAATTAAATCCCATTGTAGCACATTACCGACGAGAAAACTGCTGTGTTACAGTCCAGTGTGTAGGTGCTGCTAGATCGTGACCTGCTTTAGAGAAAACATAGAATACTTGGAATGctctatgaattttttattttctggaaaCATGTGGGAAAATTTAGTGAAATGTACGTTCGATCAGGGGATTTAAATTAACCGGTTGCACAGATTGTACCACCTAACACATCAACTGAacaatacataatttaatttgggCTCGGTATTTGCTTCTATGCAATGCTGGtgtgccaataatttttttttttgacatttgaaACTGAACCTCATCTGTATGGTTCCTCGGAGCCTGCTCTGAGAGACGACACTTAATGAAATTTTGACAAGCTTTTCATACTACATCAAATGTTAAAGGTATAAAGTATGGGGAGAAGCCAGGTAAACATCAGGTAAATCCGCTTGTGGGTGTCGCTGGACAGCCTGTAGAAGGCGTGTGACTCGCGAGCTGGAGAGATCCCCAGCAGTGCAGTTCTGGTTCGTGCGCAGGCTGCCAGAGGGCGGACGGCGCGTTCGGCGGCTTCGTGGTGCGCGTGCCCAAGTCGTGGGACCCGCACACCGCCCTCTACGACCGCGACCTGCCGGAGCACCTGGTGCAGATACTGGACTGGGTGCCTGAGATGGGAGTGCACAAGTTCGTCGACCACCACCACGGCCTCGCCGATAACAAGCCGCGCAACATCCTCGTCAACGGCCTGGGCAGGAACGTGTCGCTGCCGGCCGTGCTGGAGGACCCGTGGGGCGTGGACGACACCAGCCAGCCCACCGCCACCTTCGTCGTCCAGCAGGTGCGTCGCCTGTCCTGCGGGCTTATTGCGAACACACATTTAGCGATTTTCGACATGGAAGGTCGTGGGAATCATAATGAAAGTATTTACGTGAGTCCGAACAGACATATTGCTATAAACGACACGGGAAACGACAGTCGAGTAGATTACAACAGAAAGTATTGTGTTgccaattagcattttttggcacaattttgaatttgaattttgaaacataaatttttaccAGTAATTTTGCagctaaaaacttaaaatttttcagCTCTCTGTaccatttaatctttgtcaggccaaTCTCTCCAATCCATTCCCAGCCCTAGATCTGATTTTGCCGAGTCTTTTGCAAGTCAGTAAGTGTCTCGCCTTTTCCCTGCTGCGATGCACTCCTGTCgtctgtaattctcctccgagttGTCAAGACGGCATATCTCTGCGTTCTCCCAGAGCCTATTTTTCGCGGAGCTCTCCTGAGGCAAGCAACCTCGAGGTACACCCACGAGTCGTTTTACTCAACATCTCGGCATGCATCTGGCCTCTGCAGAGCCTAATTTCCCACCGTCGTGCAGTTTTCACCTCCCCCCTCTTCTCCAGCCTTTCCAGGGAACCCTGCCCAGGTCTCTGACTGGACACTTACCCTGGCTGAAGCCAAGGACACCCATCCCTCTCGTGGTGGATTTccgagttatttcccctgggtgtttgaacaccTGCTAAACACGTGCCCCTGGTGTCTCACGCCCCAAGCAATGCCCCATaattcatttccaagccaccagagcgctgcaccagtcccctccataagctccCTACTTTCGAAGTCGCCTCGTGCGAGAGATGCGCGAGTCGATCTGTTTTTTAttggacacccctcagtaggtcgcgttGCGATCGACCTTTAACACCAACGTCGAGATATCGAGGTCAGTATTTTTCGACcaccccctcggaaatcttcgaAACCTTTCGGTCTGGAAGCCGAAGTCCCTTCTACCTTTCTTTCGAAAGCCATCGCCtgttttaattacgagtcgctacTGCCCCGCGGGGACTCCGCGCCGCGCTAGCAGACTGACCACCTCGGATCATCGGCCAGCAGACAGCAAGACTTCAGTCGGTCGTCGTGCGATAATGTAGTCGGCTAGTCATGGTATATTGTCCCTAATCTCTTTCATAaccagtaattagtcagtctgtgcACCTAGTATGAATAGTTATAACTTGctaaatttcgtaattattttaatttatggaaACGTCTGCGGCAACCGCGCGTGTTCGGCGCTTGTCTTCGCCTCGCATCCTGGCGGGCTACCTTCTGGAGAGCTAGGAGCAACTCCCTGTTTGACAGGGTTCAAGAGCCTGGAGTGGACATGACTACCGACTCCTCACTCCCTTCCTCGGGGATCCAGGATGGCTAAGGCGCCCTGGTATCATGTAACACATAACCATCGGCCAGCTAACTTCAAATCTCCACACTTCCAAATTCTTAGTGATATCTACAGCGTGGCAATTAGATCACTACGTTGAAGAGACTGGAACAACCAAAATCTTTCCTTACGGGACTTTAATAACTCTAAGCACTAATATTTAAaactctgggattgtttattttaacctttttattgtttctgattctgTTTATCTATGCAAAATAAAACCTAATAGTAATATTCAAATTAGGACCGGCCCATACATTAAAATGTTAtagtttaatatatttgtcaacccatacattaaatgttataatcttaatatatttggcaatacattatgtaaattaagttactttttaacctGTTTGTTGAATTCATGTTTTGTTAGtttatgttaaattaattaaaagtaaaataaatatagagaCACTTATATATATGGAAGAAATagcatttgttattttttttttttgcatttgaaactaaaagattcaCCAGTCTCCCAAAGTTATTAAAGGGGATATTTACATTACACCAGTGAAGAAGAGAGTCTGTAACAGTATATATGTGAGTAAGAATGCACATACTGCGATATACTACACGGTAAACAACGAAGGTCGTAAAGATTGCTGCAGAATAAATCTACGTGAGTATGAACGCACATATTGCGATATACGACATGGCAAATAAAGAAGGTCTTGAAGATTGCTTCAGAAAGTATCTTTGTGATTACAAACACACATATTGCAATATACGACATAGTAAACAAGAAAGGTCATGGAGATTGCCGCAGAAATATGTTATGTGAGTACGAAAACATTTTTCGTAAAACTCTGGCGTTACGGCATGTACAGTAACTGTAGATTTTGAACACACATTTTGGATGGCAATAAACGTATGTGTGCTATGTTATATCCCCTGTGTGTATCAGTaggttttataatttaaaaaaaatattaacgatgttattttactataataaacatgaaatagtgaaaaaaaaaatagattttcgaTTTTCTATTAACATAGTTAATGTTTTCATAAACACAACCTATGAACACTGAAGGTTAACTTAACCAACATTCGCAGGCTAGGAAGTGTTACTGTAgtatatttgttttgttaatcTACGGTTTCGTGTTTGCTATTGCAATGGTTACGTTTAGTAACATTAACGACACAAAATTTTGCACTGTTGGAACATATCAAgaataatcttttaaaaaaaatgaaaaaaatatatgtaacaacctaaaataaatatttgagttatcggtggaacaaaataatcatttttattaggTAATGggttattttttatgtactcgCAAACTATTCAGTGGTTCCTGCCTCTTTGACGTCATTGATTCATACCGTGTCCAGCGAGTCTCGAGTATTGTGACGCGACACGCCGCCTTTTGGTTCGCATCATCGAATGAGGTTCGTGTGCTGTTAGTGAATTGAGGTCACCACATATACCAGCGAGTGCTCGTAAGCAGCACTTTGGAGTCCTCACCGACCCCTTCAGAGGTTCGCGTGGGAACCGACAGCCGCGACCCGTGACGATTACAAGTTCCTGGTTGGTGGTGATTACGATTACGATTTCGACGACGAAAAAATTGTCGATTACAACTATGGATAATTTTTCGACGTGTTGTCGAaatcggagttttttttttaccgtcaaTATAGATGTGTGGTTGAGACGAATTAGCGAAGGAATACCATTCAATTTTACTGCTGCAAATAGATTGTTTTATTGTGGATTGTGAAACCAAATGTCTGCTCATTAATATGTAACCAATACTCTTGCAATACAAAAAGAACTTAACATCAAGTGTTTTGCCACCTCACGTAATAAAATTCAAATCTGTTTCAGGGTTTACGTTACCGATTTCGACTGATCAACGCAGGGTTTCTGAACGTGCCCATCCAGATGTCTGTGGACAATCACACCATGACTGTCATCAGCAGTGACGGTTTTGACATCGAGCCGATTCAAGGTAGACTCAATCGAATTTAATGTGCTTAATACTTTGAGTTATGATTACACATACGTATATTTTTCACGGACGATGActgaaatttgttttatttttcatggttCATTTCTGCTAAAACACATTTCTATATTTTAATGGATGGTTTAAAAGTGAACTTCAGCTTTTTTACTGTCAGTTAATATGGTTAATGCTACAGGCAAAAACCATGTTTTGGGCTCAGGAACGCATAAATTTTTCATTAGGTTTCATAAGTCTagtaattaaaacataaataacagtttaaatgtttcttataaatttgttttaaatttctttactttttatGGAAGAGAAGTATCTCCAACTGTAATCTTAATTCTCGTACTCATTTAAAAAGAATTTAACAAAACTTCCCCTTCCAAATTATAAACTATTAGTTTATGTGTAAATAGTAGATACTAGATATTTGCAACTTCATGAGCTGAAACAAGCGATATGATACTTACCTATATGCAGGGCCACAAAAATTCCGAAGGATTCACAAGGAAGGCCACCAAAAATTCCCAGAGGAGGGGGGGAGACACACACCAGAGAGATTTGCTGTGGGTCATCTCTGGGGAGGATGCTTGTACCTGTGTTGTATACTGCCTATATTTTGACCTATATGCATACaataagcataatatttttaacaaaaataatgagAAAGTTTCCCATACAACATAGATTTTACATGAACTTTTAATAAAACCATTCCACAGTCATGATTTTGCGATGCAGGTGGACCACCTCAGTGAAGGGCTTATTAATTCCAGAGGGAGAGGGGGTGCCCCCTGCTTCCGGGGATCTATGCCTTAGATAGTTTTCACGAGGAATGTTAAAGCGAACCAGGAATGTTATGACCACGGACCTTATAAGAGGAATCTTATGAATGTTATAAGGAGTAACACTATAACGAGGAATGTTACAAGGAATAGGGTTATAACAAGGAGTGATGCGCGCTGCAACTGGAGCACGGGCGCGACCTATCGTTGCAGTGGACTCGCTGGTGAGCTACGCGGGCGAGCGGTTCGACGTGGTGCTGACGGCCAACCAGAGCGTGGGCAGCTACTGGGTGCGCTTCCGCGGCCTCATGGACGGCGACGAGCGCTTCACGAGCGTGCACCAGGTGGCGATCCTGCGCTACGAGGGCGCCCCTCTGGAGGACCCGCCCGGCGACGTGGGCTACGACGAGGCGCGCCGTGACGGTCTGGTGAGCCcaccccctcctttcccccctgAGTTTACCACTCGCACGGCCACTTTCACGGTCGGAATAGATAAGGGTCGTTTTGCGGGGTTTTCAATATTTCTGAGTGTTTTAGATGTCGCTGACCTAGTGGGCGTATACGCAGGGGCCAGCCCATTACTCAGGGGCCTATTTGAGCTTGCAAAATATTCACTGTGAAATGGGACTGATAAATATAGTTCTGCGGGCCACTCCTAGGAATTCTACTGGTTGATATCACCAAACCCTCTTTTAATTGACGCAATCGTCTAGATGTGCGGAATCCTACACTACCAGGCCAGAaacgtaaataaatatatattcaagACATGTTTAGGTAGTATTTATGTACCTCTACCATCCTTACCAactttttacttttacaacagcaaaaaaaaaaaatatccttaggAGCAAAAATTTGGATTATTCGGGTGTCTGATTCGGGGTAAATGGGTAGAATATCTTATATGTCTTGTGACAGCCATGGTTTACGATCTGCCAATAGAAGTCAGGAAAATTGAGCGAAATGTCGCTGTGGTAAGACACTGTGCTCACATTTCTAAGGATCACCAAGGATTACCAAGGATCAAATACCAGTACACCCATCCATAATACCTGTTCACCCTTTTTTCCCTTCTGAATCACCCTCCAGGAAAATGCTCGTGTTTGCTTCCTTACAGTAGACCATGGCAGATTTCTTACTCCACTATCCCTGTTCTTTATCTTTACTCTATTATTGACTATAATCAACTCTCTGTCGATATATATATTACCTCCCCATCGCTATATCGTAATGCTCAAACAGCAGATATAGTGTATCACCACTTCTGATGGTGGTTAATAATTCCGAATTAGAATCTGCCCCATTAAACACAATCATTTCCAAGAAATGAAGTCCtttgaaactgtttccacaatgcaaacaccactcttcagccaatgtttttggCATCCAACCAACACAGCGCAGACAGCGAGCTGGTGAAACGACAGCTTCACCCAGTCACCATGTACTAGTCTATAATGTGGCGGCCGCCCGGTGCCGAGACTGACGGCCATGTCGAGTGGCGTTGTACCAAGGGTCACaagtggtcccccccccccccctcggccaGGTGATGAACGAACTGAACGTGGGCACCGAGGGCAGTGATGGAACCGTCTCCATGCCCGAGCTGACCTCCCTCCAGCCGGACGACGAGAGCCTCAAGCCCGAGGCAGACTTCACCTTCTACCTCGCCTACGACTTCTACCCCGTCGACAACCCGCACTTCTTCCACGCGCCCTACTACGGCTTCGGTGACGGTGAGTGACCATTAACTTTCTTTTATTATAGTTTAGTATTGGAAATgttcagtgaggcgggatgatacattcaacgctcgctggtgcttctagcggtGTATCTCCTCTGAACCGGCGCGCATGAAGGCATCTATTACATCCCGTGTCGTGGGACGGGTCTCACAGGTGTGATGTGGCGCGTGTGTTTCAGCGGGCAGCCATGTGTACACGCCCCAGTTCAACCACATCTCCATGAAGCTCCCTCCGTTCCCGCTGTTGTCCCAGCGCGACCTCCTGGCGCCCGACATGTTCTGCAACTCGTCCACCGTCGGCAACTGCACCGCCGAGTTCTGCGAGTGCCTGCATGTGCTGGCCGTGCCGCTGGGCGCCGTCGTCGAGCTCATCTTCGTCGACGAGGGTGAGCTGTCCGCCGATGTCCTCCAGATACCCATCCATCAGTCCGAACCATCACGCGTAAACATGAGTGTGAGCAGGGGCAGCTctttctgaaataattatttttaatgtgtgggTGGTTGGTATTTCAAAACTTCGAAAGAAAGGTGTTTCCTGATGAAGAAAAGGAAGTAATTACAACTCGGCAACTTCACCACCGTGGCCAAGATGAAGGCGTTGGCTGCAGCTGTTACACTTCTGTCTTTACATTGGTGTAACATAAATGTCTCCCTGGAAACATTTTGGGAGACTGTAGATCTTTAGtttcaaaagaataaataacaacaaatgcaGGTTCGCCAATAACTGTgcatctattaatttttttatcatatttaattGAACAAAAGTAAACAAATCATTATCTCGATAATTATAGATTGGTTTGGTAAAggagttaataatttaaaatatataatgggACTAATACATTAgaagttacaattttttatatatagggtaGTACctttataagttaaaattttataatagggTCGGCCTGTGTCAAATTATTAAGAGGTACCTTACACCATagttaaacataataaacaatcccagagtgATAATTATTAGCATGTAGCATAATTTAAGTCCTGCACTTCCCACTTTAGTTATCACATATATAGTACAATTAGCTGGCACTCATAAATTGCATAGCACTGTCACACTGTAGAAGTCGGGGAGAATTTGGGGGTCGTTTAGTTGAAACTTGCTGGTCGGGAGTGATACATTCTACTGTAGCCGGGCTGCCAGGTGGCGCCTCATTTGTTTCCGGTTATTGAAGACGAGGAAGAGCATTTGGCCGCAATTTCGGTGCTGGCTCTGGGataccaatttttttatactgaTTCTTGGATACTGGTTCTGGGACTCTGGGACACCAATTCTTAAATCCTGTTAAAACAGGGTGTATTCCTTGCGCTCAGGAGGAGGCCCGCCGGGATGCGCACGAGATCCTAACCGAAACAAGCGCGATGGACGCGGAAGCActgataatttaaatttattaaatttatcaaaatataaaaGTTTCTACATTGAAACACAGACTGACGAATTACTATCTAAAAACTTAGCGAGAATATCTCTTGACGAGATAACTGCATCCTAGAGGGCGTGTAGAATTTGAAACTTGCTGAGTTCTAGCCGAGAAACGAAGTAGTCAGTCTGACGTCGTCCCAAGAAGTCCCTAGGCGGTCAGTGTGGTGCTTAATTAAAATAGGCGCTTGATTAAGAAAGGAAGGGGGGATACTTCGGCTTCAGGTACGAAAGGTTCCAAAGACTTTAGAGTGAGggatcgagaaatactgacttcgatatctcgatgtTGGTGTTAATGCCCGATCGCAGCACGATCTACTGGGTAGTGCCCTAAACAGATAAGAAGTCGACTCGTGCATATCGCACGAGACTAATTCaaaagcatggggcttatggaggagatTGGTGGAGTGCTCTACTGTCTCGGGAAGAACGACAGGCAGATGTTGGTTGTGTGAGTTGCTAGGGTGCAGGCTGAGCTTGACAACCGCTCGGAGTAGTTGCTAATGTCGCCACTAGAGGTCAGGGGTGATACGTTTGTATACTCGCGAGATAGACCATCGCTGGCCGGGGTTAAGGACATGTCAATGCTCTGGGCGGTGATTCGTGGAAAAGAGGGTAAGGGGGGAATGCTGGTTCGTAAGAAATGTCTTACCCAGAGCACTTATACATTCTCGGGAGCATGACAGTAAGTGCTCACCTCAGGTGAGCTCTGAGAAACTGGCTGCCCTGTGAAGCTGCAGCCAAAAGCAGTCCTGATCATGGCATCAGACCATGTTTCAGTGACAAGACGTGCGCTGAAGCAAGGATAAGACGAGCCTGAATGCTGCCCTCGCAGAGGGTTGGCAAAAATCAGACACGGCACTGGGAACGAATCGGGGAACTAGCTtgacaaagattaagtgggagtgTACAATAAGttgaaaaagtttaaattttagctacaaaattactgctgaaataataatttaaaaattctaatttacaattgtgccgaaaaatgctaattggcggcacaCAGCACAGGGACTGATAGGGGAAGGGTGTGTGTGTTCGCTTGCAGGAGTGCCATACGATGCCAACCAACCTTTCCACCTACATGGTAATGCATCCCACGTTGGGCATGTGTTCCACGTGGTGGCCATGGAACAGCTAGGCAAATTCACCACTGTGGCCGAGGTGAAGGT
Proteins encoded:
- the LOC134542927 gene encoding uncharacterized protein LOC134542927, with translation MEFPKRLHCGVLLLFASLLAGSSSGTHECARECVEGAPPMNCRYTFAVEWYVTMSKACYDCRTNVSDCFRPDCVPADGYSRPVVVVNRQMPGPTIEVCQGDYVVVDVENHMMEESTTIHWHGHHQRGTPYMDGVPYVTQCPIPPKSAFRYQYYATTSGTHFWHSHSGCQRADGAFGGFVVRVPKSWDPHTALYDRDLPEHLVQILDWVPEMGVHKFVDHHHGLADNKPRNILVNGLGRNVSLPAVLEDPWGVDDTSQPTATFVVQQGLRYRFRLINAGFLNVPIQMSVDNHTMTVISSDGFDIEPIQVDSLVSYAGERFDVVLTANQSVGSYWVRFRGLMDGDERFTSVHQVAILRYEGAPLEDPPGDVGYDEARRDGLVMNELNVGTEGSDGTVSMPELTSLQPDDESLKPEADFTFYLAYDFYPVDNPHFFHAPYYGFGDAGSHVYTPQFNHISMKLPPFPLLSQRDLLAPDMFCNSSTVGNCTAEFCECLHVLAVPLGAVVELIFVDEGVPYDANHPFHLHGHAFRVVAMERLGNTTTVDEVKALDAAGLLRRNLHRAPYKDTVTVPDGGYTVVRLHASNPGYWLLHCHIEFHVEIGMAVVLKVGEDSQMAPVPRGFPRCDSWLPDREDLDDMPTSPAFNYSEGRDGDEGPSIVSLTHWLPAIVGSPAAGTASSGRPQLGLLCATALAWLLR